The region ACCAGAGGCTCGCGGTGGCGTCCAGGTACTGCCGCCCGTCCTGGTCGTAGACCCACACCCCCTCGGCGCGGTCCACCAGGAAGGCCTGGTTCTTCACGTCCGCCATGTTCGCGAACGGGTGCCACAGCCGGGTGCTGGTCGTGTCCGGACTGGCCGATGCCGACATGCTTGACCTCCTGCTCTCTCACCGGCCAGCCTGCCCTCCGGACGTGACGCCCGCTACTGGACGAAGTGGTGCGCCGCTGCGCCGGCGGTCTACAAACCGTCCACCCCCGTCAGCGCCAGGCGAAGACCGGCTGTTCCAGGTCGGCCACCCTGGTGTGCCGTCCGCGCAGGACGACCTCGGTGAACTGGTGCACCACCGCCGCGGTCGGCGCGTGCACCAGCACGCCCAGCAGCGGCAGCTGGATGACCGGCCGGTCGGACTCGGGGATGCTGATGAAGCGCGGTGCCACGTCCAGCTCGGGCAGGCCGATCCGGTGCACCCTGGCCACCTCGGCCGGGTTCGGTTCCAGGCGGTCCACCGCGCCGATCCAGAGCACCACCGGGGTGATGACGTAGCCGGAGCGGGTCGCGTAGTCGTCGAGCCGCCCCAGCACCGCCTCCGGCCCCATCCGCACGCCGAGCTCCTCGTGCAGTTCCCGCAGCGCCGCCTGCTCGGCGTCCTCGCCGGGGTCGATCCGCCCGCCCGGCAGGGCGAACTGGCCGGCGTGGGTGCGCAGCGTCGCCGCCCGCTCGGTCAGCCAGATGCCCGGTCCGTCGCCGTGGTCGACCAGGGCGAGGGCGACCGCGGCGGCCCGCAGGCCCCGGGCGGGCAGGGGTTCGGCCGGGAACCGCCGCAGTCGGTCCGCGATCTCCTCCCGTGCGAGCACCCGCGCCGGCCCGGGCCGTGGTTCCTCTGCCATGGAGCGGTTCCTCCCGTCGCGGCCACCGCGAAGACGTCACAGGAGTCTAAGCCGGTGTCAACACCGGCGACCTGATGAGTCCACTTCGGACTGAACTCAGCCGGCGAGCGCGTCGAGGATCTGCTGTCCGTACTTGGCCAGCTTGCTCTCGCCGACCCCGCTGACGGTGCCGAGCTCGGCCAGCGTCGTGGGCGCGGTGGTCGCGATCTGGCGCAGTGTGGCGTCGTGGAAGATGACGTAGGCGGGAACGCCCTGCTCCTTGGCGGTGGCCGCCCGCCAGGCACGCAGCTGCTCGAACACCGGCGCCGCCTCGGCGGGCATCTCCACCGCGGCGCGCTTGGCCGGCTTGGCCGCCTTGGCCGGGCGTTCGGGCTCGCGGCGCAGCATGACCTCCCGCCGCCTGCCGAGCACGTCGCCGCTGGCCTCGGTCAGCACCAGCGTGCCGTAGTCGCCCTCCACCGCCAGCAGGCCCTGCGCCAGCAGCTGGCGCACCACGCCCCGCCACTCGCCGTCGGAGAGCTCGGTGCCGATGCCGAAGACGCTGAGCTGGTCGTGGCGGTGCTGGCGGATCTTCTCGGTCTCCTTGCCGAGCAGGATGTCGATGACCTGCCCCGCGCCGAACTTCTGCCGCCGCTCGTTGAGCAGCCGGTACACCGCCGACAGCAGCTTCTGCGCCGGGATGGTGCCGTCCCAGGACTGCGGCGGGGACAGGCAGGTGTCGCAGTTGCCGCAGGGCTCGCCGCTCTGCCCGAAGTAGGCCAGCAGCTGGACCCGGCGGCACTGCACGGTCTCGCAGAGCGCCAGCATCGCGTCGAGGTGGGTGGCCAGCCGCCGCTTGTGGGCGCTGTCGCCCTCGGAGGTGTCGATCATCTTGCGCTGCTGCACGACGTCCTGCAGCCCGTAGGCCAGCCAGGCCGTGGAGGGCAGCCCGTCCCGTCCGGCGCGGCCGGTCTCCTGGTAGTAGCCCTCCACCGACTTCGGCAGGTCGAGGTGGGCCACGAAGCGCACGTCGGGCTTGTCGATGCCCATGCCGAAGGCGATGGTGGCCACCACGACAAGCCCGTCCTCGCGCAGGAAGCGCGCCTGGTTGGCCGCGCGCGTCGCCGCGTCCAGCCCGGCGTGGTAGGGCAGCGCCTCGATGCCGTTGTCGACCAGGAACTGCGCGGTCTTCTCCACCGACGCCCGCGACAGGCAGTAGACGATGCCCGACTCGCCGGCGTGCTCGCCGCGCAGCAGCTCCAGCAGCTGCTTCCTGGGCTCGCGCTTGGCCACGATGCGGTACTGGATGTTGGGGCGGTCGAAGCTGGCCACGAAGTGGCGGGCCTGCTCCAGGTTCAGCCGGGTGGAGATCTCGGCGTGGGTGGCCTTGGTCGCGGTCGCGGTCAGCGCGATGCGCGGCACGTCCGGCCAGCGCTCGTGCAGTTCGGACAGGGCGAGGTAGTCGGGGCGGAAGTCGTGGCCCCACTGGGAGACGCAGTGCGCCTCGTCGATGGCGAACAGCGAGATGGCGGCCCGGTCGAGCAGCCGCGCCGTCGATTCCAGGCGCAGCCGTTCCGGGGCGAGGTAGAGCAGGTCCAGCTCGCCCGCGAGCAGGGCGGTCTCGACCTCGCGGCGCTGCTCGGGGTCCTGCGTGGAGTTGAGGAACCCGGCGCGCACGCCCAGGACCCGCAGCGCGTCGACCTGGTCCTGCATGAGCGCGATGAGCGGCGAGATGACCACGCCGGTGCCTTCCCGCACGAGCGCCGGGATCTGGTAGCACAGCGACTTGCCGCCGCCGGTGGGCATGAGCACCAGCGCGTCGCCGCCTTCGACGAGGTGGTCGATGATCCGCTGCTGCTCACCGCGGAACGACTCGTAGCCGAAGACGCGGTGCAGGACGCTCAGCGCGTCGCGTGTCCCGTGGGCGGTGTCCGGCGATGCCACGCGGCGATCGTACGGGTGGCGCACGACAGCCACGCGTGCCGGTGCGACCGGCGCGTGGGTCGGCGGGGGCGCACGCAGGCGGGAGCCGTGGCCGGCTTCGGTGCCCACAGGCAGCGGATGGCCAGCGCCCCCGCCACTCCGAGCACGATGCCGCCGAGCACGTCGCTTGGCCAGTGCACCCCGGTGTGCAGGCGCGAGTAGGCCACCGCTGCCGCCAGCGGCGCGACCGCGAGCCCCAGGCCGGTGCGTTCCATCGCCATCGCGGTGACCACCGCCGCGGCGGAGGCGGCGTGACCGGACGGGAACGAGGACGAGCGCGGCGTGGATGCGGACCTGCGGATGCCGCGCGCCAGGACCGACCTCGGGCGGCGCCGGTGGCGAACCGGCTTCACGCAGACGTGGATCGCCAGGCTCGTCGTCGCCACCGAGAGCATCGCCCGCACGGCCGCGCGCCGCCACGTGCCCGCGTGCGTGGCCATGGCGCACGACAGCGCCGTCCACAGCAGGCCGTCGTCGGCCGCGGCACCGAGTGCGTCCAGCGCCCGGTTCGCGCGCGGCGAGGCCGGAACCGCGACGCAGTAGCGCAGCAGCCGCCGGTCGACGTCGCCGAACGCGCGACGCGGCGAAGGGCGCCGCCTCATGACCGCCGCTCGTCCGCACCGGGGCGTCGCCGGTGCCGCCCCACGTCGGCGCGCTCGGAGCGGACCCGGATCGTCGGCGGTCGCCGCGGTGGGACGTCGGAAGGCCGCGCGCGTGCGAGCGAACCGAACAGCAGGCGCAGCCCGGCGCGTACGAGGTCCCCCGGCAGAGTCGTCACGTCGAGCTCGACGGTCGCGTGCACGTGCAGCGCGTCCGGTCCGCGTCCCGCCGTGACGACCACACGCGACCCGCGCCGCCGGTCCGGAGATCGGGATGTCGCCATGGCGTGCCTCCAACGGCCGGGTTCCGCCGCTGGAAGAACTGTAGTCCTGCGCGAGGTCGTCGGCACACCACTGCGTGGACGTGCGAACGGCCTACCAGGCCCGAGGCGATTTCCGTTCCGGGGAACGGTCCGCGGCGGATGGCAGCGGACCGTTCCCGCGGTTCTCGTCGAATCCGGGTCGGCGGGCGGAAGCGGAACGCCATTCGTCCGCAATTGTCCCCGGGGGCGTCCGCCGCGTCCGCAATGCGAAGGTCCGGCCTTTGGGAGAAACGGTCGCTGATATCAGTGCTCGACTATGCGTTCCGCGACCCCTTTCGCCGACCAGTGGCGCGCACCGGCGCTTTCGAACAGATGCGGAACGTTTCCGCTGTCGGTGCCGGACGCAGCCGATCAGGACGCGGCGAGCAGATCGGCTCGTTCGCGCCACCGGCGCGGCGGTTGGTTCAGCGGGGGCGTGACCGGCGTCGCGCCGCAGCGGGAGTCGCTGCTCGGGAGCACGATCCCCGCGTCGGGCGACGGGTGCGCCTCGGGGCCGCGCAGCAGGTAGCCGGGTGTCGGCTCCTCCACGTAAAGGTCGTGGAAGTTGACGTGCTTGACCCGGTAGAACTCACCTCCGACGCCCCGCAGCATCCAATCTCCGACGAAATTGTGCTGAACGCCGTTGACGTTGACGTAGCGCACGGCGCAGTGGCCCTGGACATAGGCCACTTCGCCCGAACACCACGCCGCGACATCGACCACGTTCCATGTCGAGA is a window of Saccharopolyspora erythraea NRRL 2338 DNA encoding:
- a CDS encoding NUDIX hydrolase, with product MAEEPRPGPARVLAREEIADRLRRFPAEPLPARGLRAAAVALALVDHGDGPGIWLTERAATLRTHAGQFALPGGRIDPGEDAEQAALRELHEELGVRMGPEAVLGRLDDYATRSGYVITPVVLWIGAVDRLEPNPAEVARVHRIGLPELDVAPRFISIPESDRPVIQLPLLGVLVHAPTAAVVHQFTEVVLRGRHTRVADLEQPVFAWR
- the recQ gene encoding DNA helicase RecQ: MASPDTAHGTRDALSVLHRVFGYESFRGEQQRIIDHLVEGGDALVLMPTGGGKSLCYQIPALVREGTGVVISPLIALMQDQVDALRVLGVRAGFLNSTQDPEQRREVETALLAGELDLLYLAPERLRLESTARLLDRAAISLFAIDEAHCVSQWGHDFRPDYLALSELHERWPDVPRIALTATATKATHAEISTRLNLEQARHFVASFDRPNIQYRIVAKREPRKQLLELLRGEHAGESGIVYCLSRASVEKTAQFLVDNGIEALPYHAGLDAATRAANQARFLREDGLVVVATIAFGMGIDKPDVRFVAHLDLPKSVEGYYQETGRAGRDGLPSTAWLAYGLQDVVQQRKMIDTSEGDSAHKRRLATHLDAMLALCETVQCRRVQLLAYFGQSGEPCGNCDTCLSPPQSWDGTIPAQKLLSAVYRLLNERRQKFGAGQVIDILLGKETEKIRQHRHDQLSVFGIGTELSDGEWRGVVRQLLAQGLLAVEGDYGTLVLTEASGDVLGRRREVMLRREPERPAKAAKPAKRAAVEMPAEAAPVFEQLRAWRAATAKEQGVPAYVIFHDATLRQIATTAPTTLAELGTVSGVGESKLAKYGQQILDALAG
- a CDS encoding phosphatase PAP2 family protein, encoding MRRRPSPRRAFGDVDRRLLRYCVAVPASPRANRALDALGAAADDGLLWTALSCAMATHAGTWRRAAVRAMLSVATTSLAIHVCVKPVRHRRRPRSVLARGIRRSASTPRSSSFPSGHAASAAAVVTAMAMERTGLGLAVAPLAAAVAYSRLHTGVHWPSDVLGGIVLGVAGALAIRCLWAPKPATAPACVRPRRPTRRSHRHAWLSCATRTIAAWHRRTPPTGHATR